In the genome of Zobellia nedashkovskayae, the window TAATTATACCACAAAATCTCAGGAGGCTATTCAGCAAGCCCAGCAGGTTGCGCAAGGTTTAGGCCACCAGCAGATAGAGAATGAACATTTGTTCAAAGCAATTTGGGAAGTAGATGAAAACGTTCTTCCATTCATTCTCAAGAAATTGAATATTAATGTTCCTTTAATACAGCAAATATTAGACAAAGAGTTAGAAAGCTTTCCAAAAGTTTCTGGAGGCGATATAATCTTATCTAGAGAAGCTGGAAAAACATTAAACGAAGCGAGCATTATTGCTAAAAAGATGGATGATGAATTCGTTTCCATAGAACACCTTTTGCTTGCTATTTTAAAATCTAACAGTAAAATTGCCCGAATATTAAAAGATCAAGGCGCCACTGAAAAAGATTTAAAAGCAGCTATTGATGAGTTACGTAAAGGAGGCAAAGTAACTTCACAAAGTGCTGAAGATACTTATAACTCACTTGAAAAATACGCAAAAAACCTTAATCAGTTAGCAGATAGCGGAAAGCTAGACCCTGTTATTGGCCGTGATGAGGAAATACGCCGTATTCTACAGATTTTATCCCGTAGAACCAAAAACAACCCTATTCTGGTAGGTGAACCAGGTACTGGTAAAACTGCAATAGCCGAAGGACTTGCCCATAGAATTGTACAAGGCGATGTTCCTGAGAATTTAAAAGATAAAATTATTTATTCTTTAGATATGGGTGCTCTTATTGCAGGAGCCAAATACAAAGGTGAGTTCGAGGAGCGATTAAAATCCGTTATCAAAGAAGTCACTTCTTCAGATGGCGATATTGTATTGTTCGTTGATGAGATTCACACCCTTGTTGGTGCAGGTGGAGGCCAAGGTGCCATGGATGCTGCAAACATCTTAAAACCAGCATTGGCTCGTGGAGAGCTTAGAGCAATAGGTGCTACTACTCTAGACGAATACCAAAAGTATTTTGAAAAAGATAAAGCCTTAGAGAGACGATTTCAAAAAGTAATCGTAAACGAACCTGATACCGAGAGTGCAATTTCAATTCTACGTGGTATTAAAGAAAAATATGAAGCTCACCATAAAGTCCGCATTAAAGATGAGGCAGTAATTGCAGCGGTAGAATTATCTCAACGCTACATTACCAATCGTTTTTTACCGGATAAGGCTATTGATTTAATGGATGAGGCCGCAGCGAAATTACGAATGGAAATCAATTCTAAACCTGAAGAATTAGATGTTCTTGACCGTAAAATTATGCAGCTCGAGATTGAGATAGAAGCTATTAAACGGGAGGATGACAAGGCTAAACTAAAAGTATTGAACGTTGATTTAGCGAATTTCAAAGAAGACCGTAATGAGCTATTTGCTAAATGGGAAAGTGAAAAATCGGTTGTAGATGAGATTCAAAAAACTAAACAGGATATAGAAGGGTTTAAAGTTGAAGCAGAACGTGCTGAGCGTAATGGAGATTACGGTAAGGTAGCTGAACTTAGATACGGTAAAATAAAAGAATCCCAAGAAAAATTGGCGGATCTTCAATTAGTATTGGACGAACAGCAATTGGGAGACACCTTAATCAAAGAAGAGGTAACCAATGAAGACATTGCTGAAGTTGTAGCAAAATGGACCGGAATACCGGTTAAAAAAATGCTGCAGAGCGAGCGTGAAAAACTTTTACAATTAGAGACTGTATTACACAAAAGGGTTGTTGGTCAAAACGAGGCTATTGAAGCGGTATCCGATGCCATAAGAAGAAGTCGCGCTGGACTGCAAGATTCAAACAGGCCTATTGGTTCATTCCTATTTCTAGGTACAACTGGGGTTGGTAAGACCGAGTTAGCAAAAACTTTGGCTTCCTATCTTTTTGATGACGAAAGTGCAATGACCCGTATTGATATGAGCGAATACCAAGAACGCCATTCAGTAAGTAGATTGGTAGGAGCGCCTCCAGGGTATGTAGGTTATGATGAAGGCGGTCAATTAACAGAGGCTGTGCGTAGAAGACCATACTCCGTAATACTGCTTGATGAAATTGAAAAAGCACACCCTGATACTTTCAATATTTTGTTGCAAGTATTGGATGAAGGAAGACTAACGGATAATAAAGGACGTGTTGCAGATTTCAAGAATAGTATTATAATTATGACCAGTAACATGGGAAGTAATATCATTCAAGAAAAATTCGAAAACAGCAAAGACCCTTACAGCGCAACTGAAGCTGCACGAGTGGAGGTTCTTGGGTTATTACGAAAAACGATACGACCGGAATTCCTTAACCGTATTGATGACATCATCATGTTTACACCTTTAAGTCGTGAGGATATCACCAAAATTGTTAGACTACAGTTAGATGGCTTAAAGAAAAACATTGCTAAGCAACATATAACTATTGATGCTACAGAAGAAGCAATTAATTATTTAGCCAATAAGGGTTACGACCCACAATACGGAGCTCGTCCTATAAAAAGGGTTATACAGAAAGATGTTTTAAATAGTCTATCCAAAGAACTCTTAAGCGGTAACATAAAAGCGGAAAGTATTGTTCTCATCGATTCCTTTAACGATGAACTGGTATTTAGAAATCAAGATGAATTGGTAGAATAGTTTCATTAATTTATAAATAATAATAATAATAATAGAATTTTAAAAGCACCCCAAAAAAGGGTGCTTTTTTTTGCTTAGTATATACCATACAGTATATAAATTATTTATCTTCGTATAAAACTGCACCCTATGTCTACTAAAGCCGAAAGAACTACAGCCTTTATTATTGAAACTGTCGCCTCTGTTTTTAACAAACATGGTTACATCGGAACCAGTATGAGCGACCTTACTGAAGCCACAGGGCTTACAAAAGGAGCTATTTACGGCAACTTCGAGAATAAAGAGGCATTAGCACTATCTGCTTACCAATACAATAGCAACCTACTTTTATCTAAAATAGACGATGTGCTTGGGGAAAAGAGCAATGCTCTTGACAAACTTGGCAACCTAACTGATTTCTACAGGAATTACGATACGTTCACATTAAGTATGGGCGGTTGTCCTATTTTAAACACTGGTGTAGATGCGCAATATAACAACAGATTGTTGGTAGCAGCAAATAAAGAAGTAATAAAAGAAATGGAAGGCAAAATTGCCTTAGTGCTGGAAGATGGTGTTAAGAAAAACGAATTACACCTTCCGGTTACACCTACGCAATTCGCAAAGCAACTTTTTACAATGATTCAAGGTGCTATTGCTATGGCTACGATGACCAGTGACAAAAAATACCTTACCAACACCATCGCTTATCTAGAGGTTCTGATTAAAAAGGAGCTTAAGAAGTAATTGGACTAATTATTTCTTTCCGTATTTTACAGAACATAAGTTTTAAGATTCAAAAACGCACCTAGTCTGCGTATCAGTTCTCCTGAGAAAAAACTTTAAACAACCTGTTGCCTATTTACCTTACTTCCCTACCACTCTAAAAATCCAAGTCTTTCCGCTGAACTTACCGTCAAAATTGCTGTCTCTTGCATTTCTGGCTTGCCCCATTGTATCAAAACGGTTTAAATACACATAATGGAATTTGTTCTTGCTGCGTATAAATGAATCTGGCTGAAGTCCTTTTCTTTCCAAATCGGCCACAAAGGCATCAAAGTACTTTTTGGTACCAAACACATTTGCTATTAAGTAATAGCCTGGCTCTAGCCCGGCCTCAGCCTGGACTTCTTCATACTTCTCTCCTTTACGAGGTGTAACCGCTTCTTGTTGTGTCAATTTAGTTTCTTGGGCTGCTTTCTCTTGAACCGGTTTTACTGCAGCAACAGCGGCGGCTTCAGCTTTCTCTTTTGCTTCTTTAATTTTTTGTGCTTCAGCCAAGGCTTTTTCTTGTTTGGCTTTATTGATTGCGTCTAATTTTCTTACCTGTTCTGCCTCTTCAATTTTTGCAAGTTCTGCCGCTTTCGCTTTTTGAGCCATTTCGTCTTTCTGCTGCATAGCTTCTTTTTCAGTAGCTTCCACCAATGCTTCTTCAACTTTCATTTGCTCTTCAGCCTCTTTCTTGAGACGCTTCTCTTCTTTCTTTAAAGCTAACGCTGTTTCTTTTTCAGCTTTCGCTATAGAATCTTGGGCACTTTTTTCCTGCTTACGGCGTTCCTTTTCTTGTTTTTTAGCTAGTTTACCTTCTGATTTAGATTCTTCCGCTAGTTCCTCTGCTTTTTCAAGTTCTTCGGTAAGAGTTTCGTTTTTCTTTACCTCTTCTGCTTCGGCCTTAGCCAACGCGGCAGATTCTATTTGGTCCAACTCATTTTCTTCTGAAATCACAGAACCAACCATTTTATGTCGCTCTTCGGGTTTACCAAAGAAATACGCGGCCATCAACTCAAAAGAAGATTCTGTACTTACTGATGAATCTGCTCCAAACTCTACCAACGCACCTAAAGACACATGATTAAAAAAGGTGCCTCCTACGCCTACACCATATCCGTAAAAATTATTAAATCCTAACTGGCCCCAATATTTATTAGTGTTCAAAAGGGCGTTAAAACCAATTTGATTGGCCTGCCCCGGAATAGTACGTAAGTACATAGATGGGCGCACAAATGCATTCATTGCAGCCCCTAGCGTAACCGGAAAATCATAGGAAACAAGACCCATATATACTTTATCTTCTTTCTCCGTATTGACTTCTTTTTCTGTAAAATTATAATCGAATAAATTTTCGGAAGCAAAACCCAACGTAAGTCTTTCTACACTAAGACTAACACCCGGCGCCATTTGCAAAATAAAATCATCAACAGATGATGACTGTGGCAATGGAAAATCTGGATCAACAATAAAACGGTCATCTGCCAAAGATTGCTGAAACCCAAAAACATTAGCTCCAACCGATAATTTTACTGTTTCATTGAGGTCAAAACTATATGCGTAGTTGATTACCCCACCCGTATCAAAATAGATACCTGTATTTTGCTGAAAAAATGCAGCGCCAACAGTAGACTTATTGTTTAATTTTCTGGTGTAATTTAAAAATTGGGTTGTAGGGTTACCATCTATAGTTTGCCATTGCCAACGCACCCAATAAGCCAAAGAATTGGCATTGTTTCTATCTACCGAATAAGCGGGATTAAATAGACTTGCGTTGTAAGTCGTTAAATTATGTTGCCTTAAATCTGCAGGTAAACGAGATTCTTGACTCCGCAGAACCAAAACAGACAGTAAAAAAAGAAATGTATATATAGTTCTGAGCATGATTACAAAAAAACAAAAACCAGTATTCTTACATACTTTTTCTGTTTAAATTTAGTTAATATTTATGCAAGAGTTTTCAACCAAAAACTATTACTTATTATGCAACGGATCAAATCCCTTTATATTATTCTTTTTGTCACGTTAATTTTCACAAGTTGCAAGGACGGTCAAAAAGCAGACCAAGATACAAACGCCAAAGGTGTTGTTTCTACCTTCTATTTTATTCGCCATGCTGAGAAAGACCGATCAGATACCGAAAATACAGATCCAGAATTAAATCAACGTGGCTTAGGAAGAGCTATGCATTGGGCCGAAATTCTAAAAGACGTTGAGCTAGACGTTATTTACACTACAGACTACGAAAGAACTTCTATGACCGCAGCACCAACCGCTGTCAAAAAAGAGCTTGATGTAAAATACTATGAACCTCAGAATGTAAACATAGAACGGTTTAAGACCGATAATCTAGGTAAAAAAGTCCTTGTTGTTGGCCATAGCAACACCACGCCTGAATTCGTAAATAAGATGATTGGCGAAGATTTATATTACGAAATGGACGATAGCGATAACGGGAGTCTTTTTATAGTTCAACTCGCTAACGGTCAAGCCACTTCACAACGCATCCACATTAACTGTAACTGCCCAAAAGAACGTTAACCGAATTTCTTAGGTATATATTGTAAGTGGTATCAATTTTTAATATACCCTTATCGCTTTTCTATGCCAATGAATTAGCCTATAATTTAGAGAACTTCACTATTTTTGTGCTATGGTTCAAAAGAACGTCAACATAAAGAATAAAAAGGCCAAGTTTGAATACGAGTTCATAGACACTTATGTAGCTGGTATTGTTTTGGCAGGAAGTGAAATAAAATCTATCCGAGAGGGTAAAGCGTCAATAACTCAGAGTTTTTGCGAGTTTAACGACCGCGGAGAGCTTTTTGTCATCAACATGCAAATTGATGAGTATTCTCACGCTTCCCACTTTAATCACAAGCCAAAGGCCGAACGTAAGTTGCTAATGAACAAGCGCGAGCTTACTAAATTGCGCAAAGAAGTCACCACTTCTGGTTTTACCATTGTACCCATAAACCTATTCACAAACGATAGAGGACTAGCTAAATTAAAAATTGCGTTAGGAAAGGGTAAAAAACTATATGACAAACGCGAAACCCTGAAAGACCGTGATAACCAACGTGATCTTTCAAGAATAAAGAAAAGTTTCAATAATTAAGTTGATTGCTTAATTCTTATTTTCAAGAAGCGGTACAAAACGGAAAGAACCGAATTCCTTCTTTTCAAATTCCTTTTCAGATTTTCGAATAAATAATGTCATAATTTGATCATCCGTTCCCACAGGTATCACCAATCTTCCGCCAATTTTTAATTGACTCATAAGTGCTTTTGGCACTTCCGGAGCCCCAGCAGTAACAATAATCCCGTCATAAGGCGCTTCTCCTGGTAGACCTTTGTAACCATCTCCAAAAATGAGCTTCTTTGGACGGTATCCCATTTTTCTAAAGAAAATTTTAGTCTTCTTAAAAAGCTCGGATTGGCGTTCAATTGTATAAACCTTTGATCTAAGAAGTAACAATACTGCGGTTTGGTATCCACTTCCCGTTCCTATTTCTAGAATTTTATGGTCAGGTTTTACCTCCAACAATTCAGATTGAAAAGCAACGGTATATGGTTGTGAGATAGTCTGGTCTGCCCCTATCGGAAACGCTTTGTCTTGATAGGCATGGCCTTCAAAACTGCTATCCATAAATAAATGCCGCGGTATAGTACGTATGGCTTCCAGTACATTTTTATCGGTAATGCCTTTAGCTACCAATATTTCGGCCAGCTTATTACGCATTCCCCTATGTTTTAAAGTATCTCTCAACGGTTTGGTTTTGGAACGTAAAGTTAACTTGTAAATCTTCAATTCACAAGTATACCGCCTAAATGTCAGCCTTCATTTTTTTAAAGATTATCAAACCTGAATCTTCTCTAATCAAACCCGAAAACTCCTAAAGTATCCTTATTTTTGATATAAATTGAAATTATGCTTAGAGTTGGCGTATTAGGCGCAGGTCATTTAGGAAAAATACATTTACGTCTACTTAATGAATCCGACAAATATGAATTAGTTGGTTTCTATGATGCAGATGCCATAAATGGAAAAAAAGTAGCAGATGAATTTGGATATCACTACTATGAGAACATTAATAAACTTATAGAAGCGGTAGATGTGGTTGATATTGTAACCCCTACCCTTTCTCATTTTGATTGCGCCAAAAAGGCCATAGAAAAGGGAAAGCATATCTTCATAGAAAAACCCATAACCAATACTTACGAAGAAGCCACAGAGCTTTTGGAATTAGAAAAAAAGTATAATGTAAAAGGGCAAGTAGGACATGTGGAGCGGTTTAATCCCGCTTTTTCTGCTGTAAAACATCAGATTAATACGCCTATGTTCATTGAAAGTCATCGTTTGGCAGAGTTCAACCCACGTGGAACGGATGTACCAGTGGTTCTCGACTTAATGATTCATGACATAGATGCTATTCTTAGCGTAGTAAACTCTGAGGTGAAACAAATTAATGCCAGTGGCGTTTCTGTTATTAGTAAATCTCCGGATATTGCCAATGCGCGAATAGAGTTTGAAAATGGCTGTGTGGCCAATTTAACGGCCAGTAGAATTTCCTTGAAGAATATGCGTAAATCGCGTTTCTTTCAAAAGGATGCCTACATATCCGTAGACTTCTTAGAGAAAAAAGTTGAAGTAGTAAAAATGAAAGATGCTCCTGAAAAAGTGGGCGATTTTGACATGGTACTGCAAAACGCAGAAGGCGAAAAAAAGCAAATCTATTTTGAAAACCCGGAAGTGGGTACAAACAACGCAATCCTAGACGAACTAGAGAGTTTTGCCGATGCTATTGCGAACGACACTACGCCAATCGTAAGCTTAAAGCAGGGTACACAAGCACTGAAAGTAGCCTTGCAGATTATTGCTTCATTTTAGAACTAAAACACCACATATGCAACATATAGCGGTTATAGGTGCCGGTACCATGGGAAATGGAATTGCCCATGTTTTTGCTCAAAACGGCCATAAAGTAAACTTGATCGATATTTCTGAAGATTCGCTAGCCAAAGGGTTGACAACAATCACGAAAAATCTTGACAGAATGTTGGCCAAAGAAAAGATAAGCGAGAGTGATAAAGTAGCTACTTTAAACAACGTTTCAACTTTCACTACCTTAAAAGAAGGTGTTACAAACGTAAATTTAGTAGTTGAAGCGGCTTCTGAAAACTTGACTGTTAAACTCGGTATTTTTAAAGAACTAGATGCTATTTGCGATGAAAGTACGATTCTAGCAACCAATACATCTTCCATATCAATTACACAAATTGCGGCGGCAACAAACCGACCACAGAAAGTGATTGGTATGCACTTTATGAATCCGGTGCCTATTATGCAATTGGTAGAGATTATTCGCGGCTATAGTACTTCTGACGAAACTACACAGCAAATCATGGAGTTGTCCAGCCATTTAGGGAAAACGCCTACTGAAGTAAATGATTACCCTGGTTTTGTAGCTAACAGAATATTAATGCCTATGATTAACGAGGCTATTGAAACCCTTTATAATGGCGTAGCCGGTGTTTCGGAAATAGATACCGTAATGCAATTAGGGATGGCGCACCCAATGGGACCTCTGCAATTAGCAGATTTTATTGGTCTAGATGTATGCCTATCAATTCTAAACGTCATGTATGATGGCTTTAAGAACCCTAAGTATGCACCCTGTCCACTATTAGTAAATATGGTAACGGCTAAAAAACTGGGTATAAAATCCGGAGAAGGTTTCTATGATTATAGCGAGTCTAGAAAAGCTGAAAAGGTTTCATCTCAATTTTCATAAAATTTTTAATACACAAATTTACCGATGATAAAAGACAACCTTTTAGAAATCAAAAATACACTTCCTGACCACGTAACCTTGGTTGCTGTTTCCAAAACGAAACCAGACGAAGATTTAATGGAAGCCTATGCTGCCGGCCAGCGCATCTTTGGAGAAAACAAAGTACAGGAAATGGTGGGTAAGTGGGAAAGACTTCCCAAGGACATAAAATGGCATATGATTGGGCACTTACAGCGCAACAAAGTCAAATATATGGCTGAATTTGTTGATTTGATTCATGGTGTGGATAGTTTTAGGTTGTTGACAGAAATCAACAAAAGAGCGGAACAAAATAACCGCACTATTGATTGCCTCCTTCAGATTCACATTGCAGAAGAAGATACCAAGTTTGGATTGGATAATGAAGAGCTTAATGCCATTCTTAAATCAGAAGAGTACCATCAGCTTAAAAATATAAATGTTGTGGGATTAATGGGCATGGCCACTTTTACTGATGACGAAACGCAAGTTAAAAGGGAATTCAAACAATTGAAATCGATTTTTGACGCTATTAAACCAGAAAACCCACAGATAACAATTTTATCCATGGGAATGAGTGGTGATTACCAAATGGCTATTGAGGAAGGAAGTACTATGGTACGCATTGGAAGTAGTATCTTTGGAAAACGAAACTATTAATATCTTCCTTTTAACCACAAAAGACCTTCACCACAGAACAAAAACGCATACATGTATTCCATTTTAGATATAGAGACCACAGGAGGGAAATTTAATGAAGAGGGCATTACCGAAATTGCTATTCATAAATTTGATGGACATAAAGTGGTAGACCAGTTTATTAGTTTGGTAAATCCTGAAAAGGATATTCAACCCTTTGTTGTAAAACTTACGGGTATCAACAACAAGATGTTACAAACCGCCCCCAAATTCCATGAGATTGCCAAACGGATTGTTGAAATTACAGAAGACACCGTTCTAATTGCCCATAATGCTCAATTTGATTATAGGATATTACGAACAGAATTTAGAAGATTAGGCTATAATTTTGAGCGAAAGACCTTGTGTACGGTAGAACTGTCCAAAAAACTGATTCCCGAAGCAGAATCTCATAGCCTTGGTAAGCTAGTTAGGTCTTTAGGTATTGCGGTAAGCGACCGTCACAGAGCAAATGGTGATGCTTTGGCAACCTTGCAACTCTTTAAAATTCTTCTTTCCAAAGACCTAGATAAAACCATTATAAAAAGTGTCATCCGCAAAGAAACCGAAGGCGAACTCTCTGATCGTCAATTAGACATTGTAGATTCCTTACCCTCTGAGACCGGTGTTTATTATATGCATGACAAAGACGGTGAGATATTATATCTAGGGAAAAGCACGAACATTAAGAAAAGAGTAAACCAACATTTTACTAAAGGTGGTGGACGAGCTAGACAATTACAAAAAGCCACCAAAAAAGTTACTTTTGAAAGAACTGGAAACGAATTAGTAGCTCTCTTAAAAGAGAACGAAGAAATTAAAAGAATCCGAACGAAATATAATCATAGACCAAAAGCCGTAAGTTTTAGCCATGGTGTGTATGTTGAAAAAAATGATACCGGTTATGACACTTTAAAGGTTAAAAAGATTACTGGAAGAAATGGTGCGTTTGCGACATTCAATAGCGAAGCAGGTGCCACTAATTTCATTTTTAAAATCACCCGAGAGTTTAATCTTTGCGATAAGCTAAACGGAATATCAGAAGCAAAAAAGAATTGCTCCAATTACGATGAAGGCGAATGTCTTGGCGCATGTATATCCAAAGAGCCTGCTGAAGACTACAACCAAAGAGTTACAGAGGCTGTTAACAAATACTCGTTGAATAATAAAAATGTTGTAATTGTAGATAAAGGACGAGAAATTGGTGAATACAGTGCTATATTGATTAAAAATGGTGATTTTAAAGGTATTGGCTATTATAACCTTAATCATCAAATCAATAATATTCATATCTTAGAATCTATAATTGCACCTATGCAGGGTAATGATAATACAACACATATTATTGAAAATTACATGCGTAAAAAACATGGTCTAAAAATTCTTGAAATAAGTAATTAGTAAAAGTTGAGACAAAACAAACCCGATAAAGGCTGGAAATACAAGGTTCATGAAGTTATTTATGAAGCGGACACACCTTTGGGTAAATGGTTTGACATTCTATTGTTTGTTTTGATTATTATTAGTGTGCTCTTGGTAATGCTAGAGAGCGTAAAATGGATAGATGCGGAGTATCATGAAATACTTTTTATTCTAGAATGGATAGTTACTATTCTATTCACCATAGAATATATAGCTAGAATTGTTAGTATAAAACAGCCTAAGAACTATATTTTTAGCTTCTATGGTGTAATAGATTTACTTTCTACAATTCCTTTGTACTTGTCCTATATTTTTGCTGGATCTCAAGTATTATTGGCTATTCGGTCCCTACGCCTCTTAAGAGTATTCAGGATATTAAAATTGGTGAGGTTTTTAGGAGAGGCGTCTCAATTAAAAAATGCATTAAAGGCAAGCAGAGCAAAAATTACCGTTTTCCTTTTTGCCGTACTTATCCTTTCCGTAATCTTAGGTACGTTAATGTATTTGATAGAAGGGGATGAAGCTGGCTTTACCAGCATACCTACCAGCATCTATTGGACTATTGTAACCCTTACTACGGTAGGTTATGGAGACATTGCCCCAATAACGCCACAAGGACAATTTATAGCTACTTTGATCATGCTTGTAGGTTATGGCGTAATTGCCGTTCCAACAGGTATCGTAACTGTAGAATTTGGAAAAAAATCGCAAGCACAAAAAACAATTGGCGATAAACATTTTGTTCATGTCAACACGCAAGCTTGTAGGAATTGTTCAAAAGAAGGGCACAGAGATGATGCCACCCATTGTTATAACTGTGGAAGCGAACTGTAATGGAGAAAATACTTTTATCCGTTGTAGGCCCTACCGCTATTGGCAAAACTAAACTTGCCATAGCTCTCGCAAAACATTTCAAAACAGAAATAATCTCGGCAGACTCTAGGCAGTTTTTCAAAGAGATGAGAATAGGTACGGCTGTACCCACACCGGAAGAATTAGCGCAAGCCAAACATCATTTTATACAACACATCAGTGTTTTTGATTCTTATTCCGTAGGTGATTTTGAACGCGATGCCCTTCATTTACTTGATGAACTCTTTAAGGTAAATGATATTGTGATAATGGTAGGTGGCAGCGGACTTTATACTAAAGCCGTAGCCGAGGGTTTAGACGATTTTCCAAAGGTAGACCCAAAAATTCGGGAGCAACTCAATGCAGAATTTGCAGAAAATGGAATTGAAAGCCTGCAAAACGATTTAAAAAATAGAGACCCCGACTATTATGCAACGGTAGATCTAAACAACCCACATAGACTCATTAGAGCCTTGGAAATTTGTATTGGAACCAATACACCTTACTCCTCTTTTCTTTCCAAAAACAAAAAAAATCGTCCTTTTAAAACGGTTACTGTTGGTATAGAAGCTGATCGCACGCTTATTTACGAGCGCATTAACCAACGTGTAGACATCATGGCTCAAGAAGGACTTATTGAAGAAGCGAAGCAATTAGAGAAGTACAAAGAACTAAATGCTTTGCAGACCGTTGGTTACCGAGAGCTTTTTACCTATTTTGAAAAGAAAGAAAAATTAGAAGATAGCATTGCCGAAAGTGACCTTACTTTCGCTTTAGAAGAAATAAAGAAAAATACCCGCAGGTTTGCCAAAAGACAATTAACTTGGTTCAAAAAAAACGAAGCAACCATTTGGGTTTCTTATGATGCAGATTTCCAAGAATTGATAGCGAGTTTAAATAACATTATACCAAATGAAAAGTAAAAACCCCATAATATTTGTCATGGGCGTATCCGGCTCTGGTAAAAGCACCATAGGCAAACTTTTAGCAGAAGAGTTGAGTTTAGAATTCTATGATGGGGATGACTACCATCCGGAAGTAAACGTAAAGAAAATGGCCGATGGTAACCCTTTAGATGACAATGATCGCCAAGGTTGGCTAGAAAGACTAAATGTCCTAGCTATTGAGAATACTAAAAATGGAGCTGTTATAGCTTGTTCTGCACTTAAAACTAAATACCGTACCATTTTACAAAACGGAATTGATAAAAAGCTAAATTTTGTTTACTTGAAAGGTTCTTTTGAAGAAATTATGGCTCGTCTTGAGCTACGGCAGAATCATTTTATGCCGCCAGAATTGCTTCATTCACAATTCAATACGCTAGAAGTACCGGAAGACGCCATTACAGTTTCCATAATGCATACGCCTAAAGAAATTGTATTCAAAATAATAACAGCGTTATAAGAAAATAAAAAGCCGTGCTATATAAATATAGCACGGATTTTTTAATTTTAAATATTCGGTTTTATACGTCTTCTTTAACAACCAATCTGAAACCTTCTCCGTGAATGTTTAAGATTTCAACCGCATCATCTACCTTAAGATACTTTCTTAGTTTAGCAATATAAACATCCATACTACGAGACGTGAAATAGTTATCATCTCTCCATATTTTTGTCAATGCCAACTCTCTAGGCATTAAATCATTTTCATGAAGTGCCAAAAGACGTAAAAGCTCATTCTCTTTTGGAGAAAGCTTAATAGCCTCTTCTTCTTTATACTTTAAAAATCTAAGTTTAGAATTCAGTTGGAAATTACCTATTTTAAATTCGAATTTCTTACTGTCTGCCAAT includes:
- a CDS encoding TetR/AcrR family transcriptional regulator yields the protein MSTKAERTTAFIIETVASVFNKHGYIGTSMSDLTEATGLTKGAIYGNFENKEALALSAYQYNSNLLLSKIDDVLGEKSNALDKLGNLTDFYRNYDTFTLSMGGCPILNTGVDAQYNNRLLVAANKEVIKEMEGKIALVLEDGVKKNELHLPVTPTQFAKQLFTMIQGAIAMATMTSDKKYLTNTIAYLEVLIKKELKK
- a CDS encoding PorP/SprF family type IX secretion system membrane protein, yielding MLRTIYTFLFLLSVLVLRSQESRLPADLRQHNLTTYNASLFNPAYSVDRNNANSLAYWVRWQWQTIDGNPTTQFLNYTRKLNNKSTVGAAFFQQNTGIYFDTGGVINYAYSFDLNETVKLSVGANVFGFQQSLADDRFIVDPDFPLPQSSSVDDFILQMAPGVSLSVERLTLGFASENLFDYNFTEKEVNTEKEDKVYMGLVSYDFPVTLGAAMNAFVRPSMYLRTIPGQANQIGFNALLNTNKYWGQLGFNNFYGYGVGVGGTFFNHVSLGALVEFGADSSVSTESSFELMAAYFFGKPEERHKMVGSVISEENELDQIESAALAKAEAEEVKKNETLTEELEKAEELAEESKSEGKLAKKQEKERRKQEKSAQDSIAKAEKETALALKKEEKRLKKEAEEQMKVEEALVEATEKEAMQQKDEMAQKAKAAELAKIEEAEQVRKLDAINKAKQEKALAEAQKIKEAKEKAEAAAVAAVKPVQEKAAQETKLTQQEAVTPRKGEKYEEVQAEAGLEPGYYLIANVFGTKKYFDAFVADLERKGLQPDSFIRSKNKFHYVYLNRFDTMGQARNARDSNFDGKFSGKTWIFRVVGK
- the smpB gene encoding SsrA-binding protein SmpB produces the protein MVQKNVNIKNKKAKFEYEFIDTYVAGIVLAGSEIKSIREGKASITQSFCEFNDRGELFVINMQIDEYSHASHFNHKPKAERKLLMNKRELTKLRKEVTTSGFTIVPINLFTNDRGLAKLKIALGKGKKLYDKRETLKDRDNQRDLSRIKKSFNN
- the clpB gene encoding ATP-dependent chaperone ClpB; its protein translation is MNFNNYTTKSQEAIQQAQQVAQGLGHQQIENEHLFKAIWEVDENVLPFILKKLNINVPLIQQILDKELESFPKVSGGDIILSREAGKTLNEASIIAKKMDDEFVSIEHLLLAILKSNSKIARILKDQGATEKDLKAAIDELRKGGKVTSQSAEDTYNSLEKYAKNLNQLADSGKLDPVIGRDEEIRRILQILSRRTKNNPILVGEPGTGKTAIAEGLAHRIVQGDVPENLKDKIIYSLDMGALIAGAKYKGEFEERLKSVIKEVTSSDGDIVLFVDEIHTLVGAGGGQGAMDAANILKPALARGELRAIGATTLDEYQKYFEKDKALERRFQKVIVNEPDTESAISILRGIKEKYEAHHKVRIKDEAVIAAVELSQRYITNRFLPDKAIDLMDEAAAKLRMEINSKPEELDVLDRKIMQLEIEIEAIKREDDKAKLKVLNVDLANFKEDRNELFAKWESEKSVVDEIQKTKQDIEGFKVEAERAERNGDYGKVAELRYGKIKESQEKLADLQLVLDEQQLGDTLIKEEVTNEDIAEVVAKWTGIPVKKMLQSEREKLLQLETVLHKRVVGQNEAIEAVSDAIRRSRAGLQDSNRPIGSFLFLGTTGVGKTELAKTLASYLFDDESAMTRIDMSEYQERHSVSRLVGAPPGYVGYDEGGQLTEAVRRRPYSVILLDEIEKAHPDTFNILLQVLDEGRLTDNKGRVADFKNSIIIMTSNMGSNIIQEKFENSKDPYSATEAARVEVLGLLRKTIRPEFLNRIDDIIMFTPLSREDITKIVRLQLDGLKKNIAKQHITIDATEEAINYLANKGYDPQYGARPIKRVIQKDVLNSLSKELLSGNIKAESIVLIDSFNDELVFRNQDELVE
- a CDS encoding SixA phosphatase family protein translates to MQRIKSLYIILFVTLIFTSCKDGQKADQDTNAKGVVSTFYFIRHAEKDRSDTENTDPELNQRGLGRAMHWAEILKDVELDVIYTTDYERTSMTAAPTAVKKELDVKYYEPQNVNIERFKTDNLGKKVLVVGHSNTTPEFVNKMIGEDLYYEMDDSDNGSLFIVQLANGQATSQRIHINCNCPKER